The sequence below is a genomic window from Sulfurihydrogenibium subterraneum DSM 15120.
TTCTTGAAGGGATTGTTTTATTATGTCTTCCATTATGTTGGCGAGCATTTCTCCTCTTTGGTATATGGTATGATCTTTTAACGCCTTTTCTCTTCCTGCTTTTGATATTTCTGCCATCTCATCAGGAGCTTCCTCAAGGTAGTAAGCGACTTTTCCTTCTATCTCTATAAAGTCTATAGGATGGTAGGTTATTATCTCTTTTTCAGGCACAAAGAATGATTTTGACGACAGTCTTTCCTCTACAAAGGTTAAAGTTCCACTTGCTACACTGTCAAAAACTGTAAATCCAAGTCCTGTAGGTATAAAAGGTGGTTGACTTAAAAGTGATATCTTTGTTTTTGATAAAAACTCAATAACATCTTTCTGACTAACAATATCCTCATGAACTACAACGTTTTCTTTTGGCTCTCCTATTACAGGTCCTAAAACGTTTACTTCATAATTTTCTATAGAATCTAATATTGACCATCTTCTTAAATACATTGCATAAAGCCCTATCTCTGTTAAAAGTGCCATAAAATCAGCTTCGTTTTCTTGCTGGAATTGGTATAAAGCTGCCTGAAAATCAGGATTTAGTTGCGATATTAAGTAGCCTGATGCAAATCTGATAGGCATATCAGGATTTCTGTATATTAGTCTTCCAAGTTCTACTGAAAATCCAAACAGGTTAGGGTCAAACCTTTCCTGCCACTGACTTTCTATTATGCTTGGGTCTGTAATTGGTCCTACAAATGCAACTTCAAACTCTTTTTCTTTCATAGGTGGTATTTTTGAAGGGTTTACACCAGGTGGAATAAATGCAACGTTTTTACCAGCAGACCTTAACCACTGGGCATGTTCTATATCTATAGTTGCGTAAAGTATCTGGTTTGATTGTAAAACAGGCTTTAGCTTTGTAAAATGTATCATAGGGTCATCTATAAACCACGTTATGTGAATGTTCCCAAGTAAATCACAGAAAGGCTGTTGCTGACCTTCTCTTTCAGCGTATATCATTCCGTCAAGGTTTAAATCAACAGTAAAAAGTGGTTTATACTCTATTATTTGATTTATAACATCTTGAACGTTTTCAGCTGTTAAGTCTATTATCTTAACTTCAAAGTTTCTTGCAGAAACTGATTTAGCTAATCCATCTATTATAGATTCTGACATCTGTCTTGGGTCAGGTGTTTTTAAAAAAACAACCCTTGGTTTCAAAACTTTATTTTCTTCCATTGGAAGACTCCTTTTAAATGTTATTCTTTTTCAAAAATCTCTACTTTTGCACCTTGAGTATCCACTTCTAACACTTTATACTGGGCGTTTATTGATACTTCTTTGAAAGCTTCTACCATAGAAAGTCCTATTTTATCAAAGTTTTCTGTTGCTAAAGCCAATATGGTACTTCCAGCTCCACTTAAACACGCACCTAAAGCTCCATTTTCATATGCATTATTTATAACTTTATCAAAGTTTGGAATAAGATTTTTCCTGTAAGGCTGATGTAATCTGTCTTCCATAGCCGTTTTAAGAAGGTCATACCTTTTTTCTTGTAGAGCTCTTATAAACAAAGCAGACCTTTGAAGGTTAAAAACAGCATCTTTTAAAGGAACTTGAGCTGGTAAAACGGACCTTGCTTTTTCTGTGGAAAGCTCGAAATCTGGGATAACCACAACCGCTTTTATTTCTTCTGGAAAGTCCATTTTACTGTAGTATGTTTTATTTTCTGTTTTTAATGCTGTTATAAAACCACCTTTCAACGCTGGGAGGAGGTTATCAGGATGAGGTTCAAACAAGTATGCCACTTTAAAAAACTCTTCATCTGTTAAAGGTTTTTTATGAACTGCAAAACCCGTAAGTATTCCTGCTACTATCGCAGTAGCACTACTTCCAAGACCTCTTGCAACAGGTATGTTTACAGTCTGTTTCAACCTCGCACCGTGAAAAGTCCTTCCTTCAGCTTCACAAAGATATTTAACAACTTTTATAAAAAGATTATTTTCAGGATTTTCTATAAACTCGTTTTTTGGATAAGACTCTATGTAAACGCCGTCAGCTTCCTCTACTTCAAACTCGTTGTATAAAGTCAAAGCAAGTCCAAATGTATCAAAACCAGCACCTAAGTTGGCAGTGGTTGCAGGAACTTTTACTCTAACAACCTTTTTACTCATTTATTCTACCTTCTAATATATCAACGTACTCTTTAATACCTCTCTGAATTGAGTACCTTGGAACAAATCCCAGCTCTTCTTTTATCTTTGTCATATCTGCCTGAGTGTACTCTTGATAAAAGTCGTAAGGACAGTCAAAGTACTCAGGTTCAAGGTTTGTCCCGAGAGCTTGATTTAGGTATTTAATAACGTCGTTAAAAGAAGTAGCCTCTCCACTACCTACGTTGTAAACAGTTGACCTTGGAGCTTTTGATGCAAGTATAGTAGCATCTACTGCATCTTTTACGTAAACAAAGTCTCTTTTTTGATCTCCCCATTTAAATATTCTTGGTCTTTGTCCTGATTTCATCTGTAAGTAAAGCTGATAAATCATACTTGCGAACTTCCCTTTATGTGCCTCTCTTGGTCCATAAACGTTAAAGTACCTAACTCCAACTATCTTAAGGCTTGTCTTTTCTGCAAACTCTTGAGCAAGGTTATCCATTATATACTTAGAAAAAGCGTAAACATTTTCAGGAGATTTTTCTCTATCTTCTTTTAAAGGGACTTTTTCTTTAACATTACCGTAAACAGAAGCTGAAGAAGCATACACTACTATACTTTCATTATCGTAAGCAAGCTCAAGTATGTTTTTAAATCCATCTACGTTTCTTCTCATCATATACTCTTGGTCGGTTACTGTTGTATCAGTAATTGAAGCAAGGTGGAATATAACGTCAGGTTTAAAATCCTCTATCTTAAAAAAAACTTCATCAGTTGAAACATCGCAGGAAAAAACTATACCTTTAAAACCTTTTAAGTTTTTAAAGTTTGCACTTGAAAAGTCATCTAATACAAGTATTTTACTATCTGGATACTCTTTTTGAAGTTTTAACGCAAGGTTAGAGCCTATAAATCCAGCTCCACCAGTAATCAGTATGTTATGAAACATCTATTACACCTCGATGTAAAATAGTTCTTGACCGTACTCTACAGGTTGTCCGTTTTCTACTAAGATTTTAGCAACTCTTCCGTCAACGTCAGACTCTATCTCATTCATAACTTTTAGAGCTTCTATAATACACAACACTTGCCCTTTAGAAACCATATCTCCCTCTTCTACAAAAGGTGGAGCTCCTGGAGATGGAGACCTGTAAAACGTTCCTACCAATGGAGATTTTATAACGTGATACTTCTTTTGAGATTGTTCCTTTACTTGAGTTTCAGAAGCAGTTTTTATCTCTTCTTTAATCTCTACAACAGGTTGAGGAATATACTGAACTTGTGGGATAGATTGAGATACAGCTACTTCCTTTGGTCCTAAATACTGTTTTATAAGTATTTTTCCTTCTGCTGTCAAAATCTCTAACTCTTCTATTTTCGAGTCTTTAATTCTCTCAATAAGCTCAAAC
It includes:
- a CDS encoding glycosyltransferase, coding for MEENKVLKPRVVFLKTPDPRQMSESIIDGLAKSVSARNFEVKIIDLTAENVQDVINQIIEYKPLFTVDLNLDGMIYAEREGQQQPFCDLLGNIHITWFIDDPMIHFTKLKPVLQSNQILYATIDIEHAQWLRSAGKNVAFIPPGVNPSKIPPMKEKEFEVAFVGPITDPSIIESQWQERFDPNLFGFSVELGRLIYRNPDMPIRFASGYLISQLNPDFQAALYQFQQENEADFMALLTEIGLYAMYLRRWSILDSIENYEVNVLGPVIGEPKENVVVHEDIVSQKDVIEFLSKTKISLLSQPPFIPTGLGFTVFDSVASGTLTFVEERLSSKSFFVPEKEIITYHPIDFIEIEGKVAYYLEEAPDEMAEISKAGREKALKDHTIYQRGEMLANIMEDIIKQSLQEEQKSENKEE
- the thrB gene encoding homoserine kinase, which encodes MSKKVVRVKVPATTANLGAGFDTFGLALTLYNEFEVEEADGVYIESYPKNEFIENPENNLFIKVVKYLCEAEGRTFHGARLKQTVNIPVARGLGSSATAIVAGILTGFAVHKKPLTDEEFFKVAYLFEPHPDNLLPALKGGFITALKTENKTYYSKMDFPEEIKAVVVIPDFELSTEKARSVLPAQVPLKDAVFNLQRSALFIRALQEKRYDLLKTAMEDRLHQPYRKNLIPNFDKVINNAYENGALGACLSGAGSTILALATENFDKIGLSMVEAFKEVSINAQYKVLEVDTQGAKVEIFEKE
- the rfaD gene encoding ADP-glyceromanno-heptose 6-epimerase, which produces MFHNILITGGAGFIGSNLALKLQKEYPDSKILVLDDFSSANFKNLKGFKGIVFSCDVSTDEVFFKIEDFKPDVIFHLASITDTTVTDQEYMMRRNVDGFKNILELAYDNESIVVYASSASVYGNVKEKVPLKEDREKSPENVYAFSKYIMDNLAQEFAEKTSLKIVGVRYFNVYGPREAHKGKFASMIYQLYLQMKSGQRPRIFKWGDQKRDFVYVKDAVDATILASKAPRSTVYNVGSGEATSFNDVIKYLNQALGTNLEPEYFDCPYDFYQEYTQADMTKIKEELGFVPRYSIQRGIKEYVDILEGRINE
- the accB gene encoding acetyl-CoA carboxylase biotin carboxyl carrier protein, which codes for MDKDFVFELIERIKDSKIEELEILTAEGKILIKQYLGPKEVAVSQSIPQVQYIPQPVVEIKEEIKTASETQVKEQSQKKYHVIKSPLVGTFYRSPSPGAPPFVEEGDMVSKGQVLCIIEALKVMNEIESDVDGRVAKILVENGQPVEYGQELFYIEV